One stretch of Leadbetterella byssophila DSM 17132 DNA includes these proteins:
- a CDS encoding ATP-binding protein — MNLLLGVLSLLFVLPAHPDLSKARAIYDSTEVALANRGDYKKAEALLDQAQKSSLATDVKMMLTFGLRGQIEGYRSNYFNSDFYLFEALKYAEKLNAEYFISEISHALAINKRQEGDLNAAAAYYDKAIENAEKDQKSPRLALMYNNYGLVYLHKASLDSAEMMFRKSYDLSKDAGYRSGEGYFFSNMGSIRLKQKKYQEALSFFEKGMEVFSGVNGPQALLKKEMAECYFALGQMKDAEQKISEAIEGIRHFENKKELRDCYQLKLDIYEATGRGNATAPILKDLLRVEQEIAKQDQDVRLKSAEYGYLLNLQEEQNRSQQLEIEVQKQRNLALVLGGALVTVLTIIFIILFLYTRSKSITIRRQAEELDKFNQILEVRIAERTAELSKANTALALKNKEISQALLEGKLLERKRLANDLHDNLGGLISAVKWSFAAFTPQSEKEKEILEKIEGMLGDAYSSVRYLSHNLLPKDLEEQGLVISLERFIDRLNDNPRILFTFKSTLNQRLNPDADFELYGALMELLTNITKYCDGDRVELSITEVADRVEVHLMDNGNEIKMEGQGLGSSSVRERIETRLKGTLAFRYEEGHNYIKITIPHTKS, encoded by the coding sequence ATGAATTTACTCTTAGGAGTACTAAGCTTGCTTTTCGTTCTGCCCGCTCATCCTGATCTGAGTAAGGCTCGGGCTATATATGATTCTACGGAGGTAGCCTTAGCGAATAGAGGCGATTATAAAAAGGCCGAAGCACTACTAGACCAAGCCCAAAAAAGCAGTTTGGCTACAGATGTCAAAATGATGCTAACCTTCGGATTAAGGGGGCAGATCGAAGGTTACAGATCTAATTATTTCAATTCTGATTTCTACTTGTTCGAAGCATTGAAATATGCTGAAAAGTTAAATGCAGAGTACTTCATCTCTGAGATCTCTCATGCTTTGGCTATTAATAAAAGACAAGAAGGTGATCTAAATGCGGCTGCGGCTTATTACGACAAAGCCATAGAAAACGCTGAGAAAGATCAGAAATCGCCAAGACTTGCCCTGATGTATAATAATTATGGCTTGGTATACCTGCATAAAGCAAGTTTGGATTCAGCTGAGATGATGTTTAGGAAATCTTATGATTTATCTAAAGATGCAGGATATCGATCAGGAGAGGGTTACTTCTTCTCTAATATGGGTAGTATCCGTCTGAAACAAAAGAAATATCAGGAAGCACTCTCTTTCTTTGAGAAGGGTATGGAGGTGTTTTCAGGAGTAAATGGACCTCAGGCCTTACTTAAGAAAGAAATGGCAGAATGTTACTTTGCTTTGGGTCAAATGAAAGATGCAGAACAAAAAATCTCTGAAGCTATAGAGGGGATTAGGCATTTTGAAAATAAAAAGGAGCTGAGGGACTGTTACCAACTAAAACTAGATATTTACGAGGCTACAGGCAGAGGAAATGCTACTGCACCTATACTGAAGGATTTGCTTCGAGTGGAACAGGAGATTGCGAAGCAGGATCAGGATGTGCGACTGAAATCAGCAGAGTACGGTTACTTGCTAAATTTACAGGAAGAGCAGAATAGAAGTCAGCAATTAGAAATTGAAGTTCAAAAGCAAAGGAACCTGGCTCTGGTTCTAGGAGGAGCTTTGGTGACCGTTTTGACTATAATCTTCATCATCCTTTTCTTGTATACTAGAAGTAAGAGTATTACCATCAGGCGACAAGCGGAAGAATTAGACAAGTTTAATCAGATTCTGGAGGTCCGGATTGCAGAAAGGACGGCTGAACTATCTAAAGCTAACACTGCCTTGGCATTGAAAAATAAAGAGATTTCTCAGGCCTTATTGGAAGGTAAACTTTTGGAGAGAAAGCGACTGGCAAATGATCTCCATGATAACTTAGGAGGCTTGATTTCAGCGGTTAAGTGGAGTTTTGCAGCCTTTACTCCTCAAAGTGAAAAGGAGAAAGAGATTCTAGAAAAAATTGAAGGGATGCTTGGAGATGCCTATTCTAGCGTAAGGTACTTGTCGCATAACCTTCTCCCGAAGGACCTGGAGGAGCAGGGCTTAGTGATTAGCTTGGAGCGATTCATCGATCGCCTGAACGATAACCCACGAATATTGTTCACTTTTAAAAGTACATTGAATCAGCGCCTAAACCCTGATGCTGACTTTGAGCTTTATGGAGCTTTGATGGAGTTGCTGACTAATATCACCAAATATTGTGACGGAGATAGAGTGGAACTTTCCATTACTGAGGTGGCAGATAGGGTAGAGGTCCATTTGATGGACAATGGCAATGAAATAAAGATGGAAGGCCAAGGTTTAGGTTCCAGCTCAGTCAGAGAGAGAATCGAAACCCGTTTGAAGGGTACATTAGCTTTTAGGTACGAAGAAGGCCATAACTATATAAAAATCACCATCCCTCATACAAAGAGCTAA
- a CDS encoding LytR/AlgR family response regulator transcription factor translates to MKNETINLNRIMYLKADSNYTEFHFTCGKKQLSPRTLKHHQNRHELKDFLRVNNSLLLNPTYIDGVCKKNSTSIVKLKNGMEVVVSRRRQNVLQAIKQHPSH, encoded by the coding sequence ATGAAAAACGAAACCATTAACCTTAACAGGATCATGTATCTAAAGGCCGACTCTAACTATACTGAATTCCATTTCACCTGTGGAAAGAAACAATTGTCACCTCGTACATTAAAGCATCATCAGAATCGTCATGAATTAAAAGATTTTCTTAGAGTTAATAACTCACTGCTACTAAATCCTACGTACATCGATGGCGTTTGCAAAAAAAACAGTACTTCCATAGTAAAACTAAAGAACGGCATGGAGGTAGTAGTGTCTCGCAGAAGGCAGAACGTTTTGCAAGCCATTAAACAACATCCGTCCCATTGA
- a CDS encoding YitT family protein: protein MDYKGLETYFLNKLKKELPLSLRYHDVEHVRDVITASERLGKLEGLKLHDLILLKTAALFHDSGFLIQRENHEDISCKIARDELPAWGYTQEDIEIICRTIRATKLPQKAETLLEKILADADLDYLGRTDYAEISHKLYLELQMASLLHSTEEWQKMQEEFLQKHTYFTKSARNLRQGQKEKNLKSLQHMSKKHHGPLFSGNDILFLILSVLSASFALKSFLVPNHFLDGGVTGISILLYEIYGWDLGLLLLLLNLPFIVLSWYKVGRNFAIRSTLTIVLIAITMQYMQFPELTHDKLLVAMFGGFFMGIGVGLGMRGGGTFDGMEVLVLMTTKKSSFSITELILGMNICIFVIAAIFMKVETALYAILTYIIASLTTKYVIEGIEAYTGVTIVSGESAAIKKALVLELDRGITIYKGERGFMKDSFDKSTEVDIIFTVVTRLEVRRLKNTVYAIDPKAFIFTQTVREPQGGIVKEIVKH, encoded by the coding sequence ATGGATTATAAGGGTCTCGAAACCTATTTTCTTAATAAATTAAAGAAGGAATTACCATTATCCTTAAGATATCATGACGTAGAACATGTAAGAGATGTCATTACGGCGAGTGAAAGGTTAGGAAAACTGGAAGGACTGAAGCTTCATGATTTAATTCTACTCAAAACAGCAGCCCTATTCCACGATAGTGGATTCCTGATACAAAGAGAAAACCATGAGGATATTTCCTGCAAAATAGCAAGAGATGAATTACCTGCCTGGGGATATACACAGGAAGATATAGAAATTATTTGCAGGACCATTAGAGCCACAAAACTCCCTCAAAAAGCGGAGACTTTATTGGAAAAAATCTTAGCAGATGCAGATTTAGATTACCTGGGTAGAACAGACTATGCAGAAATCTCCCATAAATTATACTTGGAACTCCAAATGGCATCTTTGCTCCATTCCACGGAAGAATGGCAAAAAATGCAGGAAGAATTCCTTCAAAAGCATACCTATTTTACTAAAAGTGCGCGAAATTTACGCCAAGGACAAAAGGAGAAGAATTTAAAATCGTTACAACATATGTCTAAAAAGCATCATGGCCCCTTATTCTCAGGAAATGATATTCTATTTTTAATTCTAAGTGTACTCTCTGCCAGCTTTGCGCTTAAGAGTTTTTTGGTTCCAAATCACTTTCTTGATGGAGGAGTTACAGGGATTTCCATTCTACTTTACGAAATCTACGGTTGGGACCTGGGCTTACTTTTACTTCTCCTAAATCTGCCCTTCATCGTACTTTCCTGGTATAAAGTGGGTAGGAATTTTGCCATCAGAAGCACCCTGACCATTGTTCTTATCGCTATCACCATGCAGTACATGCAATTCCCTGAGCTTACTCATGATAAGCTATTAGTGGCCATGTTTGGAGGTTTCTTCATGGGTATAGGCGTGGGATTAGGTATGAGAGGTGGCGGTACATTTGACGGTATGGAGGTTCTGGTTCTAATGACCACTAAGAAAAGTAGTTTCAGTATTACCGAACTTATCTTAGGCATGAACATATGCATCTTTGTCATAGCTGCTATCTTCATGAAAGTGGAAACCGCCTTGTATGCTATCCTTACTTATATCATAGCCAGTTTAACTACAAAATATGTCATAGAGGGAATAGAAGCTTATACTGGTGTTACCATAGTATCCGGAGAAAGTGCAGCTATCAAAAAAGCATTGGTTTTAGAACTTGATAGAGGTATCACTATCTATAAAGGTGAAAGGGGATTCATGAAAGATTCCTTCGATAAAAGCACTGAAGTAGATATCATATTTACCGTAGTGACCCGATTGGAGGTTAGGAGGTTAAAAAACACGGTTTATGCCATAGACCCTAAAGCATTTATCTTCACACAAACCGTGCGCGAGCCTCAAGGCGGTATAGTGAAAGAGATTGTCAAACATTAG
- the hemJ gene encoding protoporphyrinogen oxidase HemJ, with protein MLEYYGYFKAFHIVGFVSWFAGLFYLVRMFVYRAEVNEKPEHLREDWKKQFSIMEWRVYKMIATPAMVITWICGLSMLALNPGIFQQSWIHVKLTLLVLLVVYHFSCRRVIIMQDKDIDTRSSMFYRLFNELPTLFLVAIVLLAVMRDLLDFVKLFFGILIFGFLLYTFVKAYKRRREKSNV; from the coding sequence ATGTTAGAATATTACGGCTATTTCAAAGCTTTTCATATCGTGGGATTTGTATCCTGGTTTGCAGGTTTATTCTATTTAGTGAGAATGTTTGTCTATAGAGCTGAAGTGAATGAAAAGCCAGAACACCTGAGAGAAGACTGGAAAAAACAGTTTTCTATTATGGAATGGAGGGTTTACAAAATGATTGCTACTCCCGCTATGGTGATTACCTGGATTTGTGGCTTGAGTATGTTAGCGCTTAATCCCGGCATCTTCCAACAATCATGGATCCATGTGAAATTAACCCTTTTGGTACTTTTGGTGGTTTATCATTTCTCATGCAGAAGGGTTATAATCATGCAGGATAAAGATATTGATACGAGATCCTCTATGTTTTACCGGCTTTTTAATGAGCTTCCCACTTTATTCTTGGTAGCAATAGTATTATTAGCGGTAATGAGAGATCTACTAGACTTTGTGAAGTTGTTCTTTGGTATCCTTATCTTTGGATTCCTCCTGTACACCTTTGTAAAAGCATACAAGAGGAGAAGAGAGAAATCTAATGTTTGA
- a CDS encoding OmpA family protein — MQKWFCILTLLISCQVYGQDKKAQFYFEQAEKEFKLRKYNDAQINFEKFIMRDTTQPLAFYRLGQIHESFRNISKAKEYYLRTIKKDTNSASYPNAYMYLGSRALEESQYHHAKNFLNIALRNTQKNTKAYEQIQRQIRRADLGIKAMENPLNIKPIKLPSVINARERQYFPVLTADGNTLVFTAITSNEDEDLFLSFKENGQWTTPKPISSIINTPNNEGTCTISADGKIMVFTSCEGRNSYGSCDLFITRKEGDTWTEPQNLGPNVNSPYWDSQPSLSPDGSRLFFSSDRPFGVGKKDIWMSAVDEQGKWSKATNLGPGINTPENEVSPFVHANGSSLFYSSNGREGLGNHDIYMTNIQEGFKSESINLGYPINTPGDESGLFISADGKSALYSKQEGDNTYIYEFKVPEELSEQFERIYYIKGFIKDSQTKKPLYSSIELVNTKNGERVSRFLSDPITGDYMSTLPEEGEYVMYIETPGYFFKSLKFDFKEGNSDQELDILLTKIEKENKETLDNIFFDTGSAAIRPESEIELKKVVTLLKENPDLKVEISGHTDDVGNDKANMNLSIQRANAVVEYLKGKGIHTQRLVAKGYGESQPKVKNDSDKNRQLNRRIELKVL; from the coding sequence ATGCAAAAGTGGTTTTGTATCCTCACACTTCTTATCAGCTGCCAGGTTTACGGACAAGACAAGAAAGCCCAATTCTACTTTGAACAAGCGGAGAAAGAGTTCAAATTGAGAAAATACAATGACGCACAGATCAATTTTGAGAAATTTATCATGCGGGATACCACCCAGCCCTTAGCGTTTTATAGATTAGGTCAAATCCACGAATCTTTCAGGAACATAAGCAAGGCTAAAGAATATTACTTGCGTACCATAAAAAAGGACACCAATTCCGCATCCTACCCGAATGCTTATATGTATTTAGGGAGCAGAGCACTAGAGGAAAGTCAATACCATCATGCAAAGAACTTCCTGAATATTGCCCTGAGAAATACCCAAAAGAATACCAAGGCTTACGAGCAGATCCAGCGTCAGATTAGACGAGCCGACTTAGGTATCAAGGCCATGGAAAACCCATTAAACATAAAACCTATCAAACTCCCCTCCGTCATCAATGCTAGAGAAAGGCAATATTTCCCTGTGCTTACGGCAGATGGAAATACCTTAGTTTTCACAGCCATCACCTCAAATGAGGACGAAGATCTCTTTCTATCTTTTAAAGAAAATGGACAATGGACTACTCCAAAGCCTATCAGCTCCATCATCAATACGCCAAACAATGAAGGCACCTGTACCATATCCGCTGATGGAAAGATCATGGTATTTACCTCCTGTGAAGGAAGGAATTCCTACGGCAGTTGCGACCTATTCATCACCAGGAAAGAAGGAGATACCTGGACGGAACCTCAAAACTTAGGACCTAATGTAAACTCGCCCTATTGGGACTCTCAACCTTCCCTTTCTCCAGACGGCTCCCGACTTTTCTTCTCCTCTGACCGCCCATTTGGCGTAGGGAAAAAAGACATCTGGATGAGCGCTGTAGATGAGCAGGGCAAGTGGAGCAAAGCCACTAACCTTGGTCCAGGGATCAACACTCCTGAGAACGAAGTATCTCCCTTTGTACATGCCAATGGTTCTTCCCTGTTCTATTCCTCTAACGGAAGAGAGGGACTGGGAAATCACGATATTTATATGACCAACATCCAAGAAGGTTTCAAAAGCGAATCCATCAACCTAGGTTACCCCATAAACACTCCGGGAGATGAATCCGGACTATTTATTTCCGCCGACGGAAAATCTGCCCTCTATTCCAAACAGGAAGGAGATAATACCTATATATACGAATTCAAAGTTCCTGAAGAACTCTCAGAGCAGTTCGAAAGAATTTATTACATCAAAGGTTTTATCAAAGACTCTCAAACCAAAAAGCCTTTATATTCTAGCATAGAATTAGTAAATACCAAAAATGGCGAGCGAGTAAGCCGATTCCTTTCTGATCCTATTACAGGAGATTATATGTCAACCCTACCAGAGGAAGGGGAATATGTCATGTATATAGAGACTCCGGGTTATTTCTTCAAAAGCCTAAAATTTGATTTCAAAGAAGGAAATAGCGATCAGGAACTAGATATCCTTTTGACCAAAATTGAAAAAGAAAATAAGGAAACACTAGACAACATATTCTTTGATACCGGATCTGCCGCCATACGCCCCGAATCAGAAATAGAACTAAAAAAGGTGGTGACTCTATTGAAAGAGAATCCTGACCTAAAAGTTGAGATCTCAGGACACACAGATGATGTAGGAAATGACAAAGCCAATATGAATCTTTCTATTCAAAGGGCAAATGCCGTGGTAGAGTATTTAAAGGGCAAAGGCATTCATACCCAAAGGCTTGTAGCCAAAGGTTACGGAGAATCCCAACCTAAGGTGAAGAATGACTCTGATAAAAATCGCCAATTAAACCGTAGAATTGAACTTAAAGTTCTATAG
- the trxB gene encoding thioredoxin-disulfide reductase, protein MEKVDVLILGSGPAGYTAAIYAARAGLKPVMYQGMQPGGQLTITNDVENFPGYPEGIQGPAMMEDLRKQAERFGLDNRYGLATSVDFSTPLAHKVIIDETKEIEAKTVIIATGASAKWLGLESESRLNGLGVSACAVCDGFFYRGKDVAIVGAGDTACEEAHYLSKLCKKVIMLVRRDEFRASQIMQERVKNTPNIEILFNTETVEILGDQGVNGARLKNNKTGEEFEISVDGFFVAIGHQPNTQIFQQYLQLDETGYILVEKGTTKTNVPGVFACGDAQDNVYRQAITAAGTGCMAALDAERYLAAH, encoded by the coding sequence ATGGAAAAAGTAGATGTACTCATATTAGGATCAGGACCTGCAGGTTATACGGCTGCCATTTATGCAGCAAGAGCAGGATTGAAGCCCGTCATGTACCAAGGTATGCAGCCTGGAGGACAATTAACCATCACTAATGACGTAGAAAACTTCCCTGGTTATCCTGAGGGCATCCAAGGTCCTGCCATGATGGAGGATTTAAGAAAACAAGCAGAACGATTTGGTTTAGATAATAGATACGGCTTAGCTACTTCAGTAGATTTTTCTACTCCCTTAGCACATAAAGTGATTATTGACGAAACCAAAGAGATCGAAGCAAAGACCGTCATCATTGCTACCGGTGCCTCCGCAAAATGGTTAGGATTAGAATCTGAAAGCAGACTAAATGGATTAGGCGTATCAGCTTGTGCAGTTTGTGACGGATTCTTCTATAGAGGAAAAGATGTGGCTATAGTAGGTGCAGGTGATACCGCCTGTGAAGAAGCTCACTACCTTTCTAAACTTTGCAAAAAAGTGATCATGCTGGTGAGAAGAGATGAGTTCAGGGCCTCTCAAATCATGCAGGAAAGAGTAAAGAACACCCCAAATATCGAAATCCTTTTCAATACCGAAACGGTAGAAATCTTAGGAGATCAGGGCGTTAACGGAGCTCGTTTGAAAAACAATAAGACAGGTGAAGAATTTGAAATCTCTGTTGATGGATTCTTCGTGGCTATTGGTCACCAACCTAACACACAGATTTTCCAACAGTATCTTCAACTAGATGAAACCGGATATATTTTAGTAGAAAAAGGCACTACCAAAACCAATGTTCCGGGAGTATTTGCATGTGGAGATGCTCAAGATAATGTCTATCGCCAGGCTATTACGGCCGCAGGTACAGGTTGTATGGCAGCCTTAGACGCTGAAAGATACTTAGCAGCTCACTAA
- a CDS encoding tRNA (adenosine(37)-N6)-dimethylallyltransferase, giving the protein MEIIGILGPTASGKTDLAVALAKGIQAEIISADSRQVYRGMDIGTGKDLEAYEGVPYHLIDIIEPGEKYNVSRFQSDFLNVVKEDKRYILCGGTGLYIQALVQGFEDTQIPEDLSFRDSLKDLSVDELSEMGALGSTKKRMIRYLEKERFLKENPDYVLIDYPSYSFRLYGLNPPVEHRRSSISARLKYRLQKQDLLGEVESLVAQGVEHEMLEYYGLEYKYVSLFLRGFLRYDEMYDRLETEIHRFAKRQMTFFRSMEKKGIEINWIPFELSLEEKVEYIKKRGL; this is encoded by the coding sequence ATGGAAATCATAGGAATATTAGGGCCTACAGCCTCAGGCAAAACGGATCTTGCCGTTGCACTAGCAAAAGGAATCCAAGCTGAGATCATATCTGCAGATTCTAGGCAAGTTTATAGAGGAATGGATATCGGTACAGGAAAGGATCTAGAGGCATATGAGGGTGTGCCGTATCATTTAATAGATATCATTGAACCTGGTGAAAAGTATAATGTAAGCAGGTTTCAATCTGATTTCTTAAATGTAGTAAAGGAGGATAAAAGATACATTCTTTGTGGAGGTACCGGATTATACATTCAGGCCTTGGTGCAAGGATTTGAAGATACTCAAATTCCTGAAGATTTGAGTTTTCGGGATTCTCTGAAGGACCTGAGTGTGGATGAGCTATCCGAAATGGGTGCACTAGGTTCCACAAAAAAGAGAATGATACGGTACTTGGAAAAAGAGAGGTTCCTAAAAGAAAACCCGGACTATGTTCTTATAGATTATCCATCGTATTCATTTCGCTTATACGGTCTCAATCCTCCTGTAGAGCATAGAAGATCATCTATCAGCGCCCGTTTAAAATATAGATTACAAAAGCAAGACCTTCTAGGGGAAGTAGAATCCTTAGTAGCCCAAGGGGTTGAGCATGAGATGTTGGAATACTATGGGTTAGAATATAAGTATGTCTCATTGTTTCTAAGAGGTTTTCTGAGATACGATGAAATGTATGACCGATTAGAAACGGAGATTCATCGCTTCGCTAAGCGACAAATGACTTTCTTCCGTAGTATGGAAAAGAAAGGAATAGAAATAAATTGGATTCCTTTTGAGTTATCGCTAGAAGAGAAAGTGGAATACATAAAAAAACGTGGCCTGTAA